One stretch of Arachis hypogaea cultivar Tifrunner chromosome 20, arahy.Tifrunner.gnm2.J5K5, whole genome shotgun sequence DNA includes these proteins:
- the LOC140183246 gene encoding uncharacterized protein translates to MCEVFNSVIVDARERPIVSMLEDIRVYIMRRWADNRDRIIEYPREVLPRIRIKVEKQADASGKWVSTYAGRDKYEVTSIHGGKEKFVVDLKTHECSCRKFQLSRIHCAHAMTCIRKMCFNVDNFVENCYKKATYSECHQHVVYPVNGPNL, encoded by the coding sequence ATGTGTGAAGTATTTAACTCTGTGATTGTGGATGCCAGAGAGAGACCAATAGTCAGCATGCTTGAAGACATCAGAGTATACATAATGAGGCGTTGGGCTGATAATAGGGATCGGATAATTGAATACCCAAGAGAGGTGTTGCCCCGTATCAGGATTAAGGTTGAAAAACAAGCTGATGCAAGTGGTAAGTGGGTGAGCACGTATGCTGGTCGTGACAAATATGAGGTAACTAGTATTCATGGAGGCAAAGAGAAGTTTGTGGTTGATTTGAAGACTCACGAGTGTTCGTGCAGGAAGTTTCAATTGTCCAGAATCCACTGTGCTCATGCAATGACCTGCATTAGGAAGATGTGCTTCAATGTGGACAACTTTGTTGAAAACTGTTACAAGAAAGCAACTTACTCTGAGTGCCACCAACATGTGGTATATCCCGTGAATGGCCCCAACCTGTGA